Proteins from a single region of Desulfolutivibrio sulfoxidireducens:
- a CDS encoding hydrogenase iron-sulfur subunit: protein MGSQARKNAPDTILVLATESCAYPGADSVGQAHASYPANVHILKVKAPVLFPEHFYLDCFKKGIAGIIIMSCGEECPYEGAYKAMARRLDRVYELMKEKDLDIRRLRLTAICTVCNRAFLNEVNQMNQIVKELGPPVAA, encoded by the coding sequence ATGGGAAGCCAGGCACGCAAAAACGCGCCCGACACGATCCTGGTCCTGGCCACGGAGAGCTGCGCCTATCCCGGCGCGGACTCCGTGGGTCAGGCCCACGCCAGCTATCCGGCCAACGTCCACATCCTCAAGGTGAAGGCCCCGGTCCTTTTCCCTGAACACTTCTACCTGGACTGCTTCAAAAAGGGCATCGCCGGGATCATCATCATGTCCTGCGGCGAGGAATGCCCCTACGAGGGGGCGTATAAGGCCATGGCCAGGCGCCTGGACCGGGTCTACGAGCTCATGAAGGAGAAGGACCTGGACATCCGCCGGCTGCGCCTGACGGCCATCTGCACGGTGTGCAACCGGGCCTTTCTCAATGAAGTGAATCAGATGAACCAGATCGTAAAGGAACTTGGGCCGCCGGTTGCGGCCTGA
- a CDS encoding CoB--CoM heterodisulfide reductase iron-sulfur subunit A family protein — MDSHRNDVFDAVVIGGGIAGLQAALDLAGQGYKTAVVEKDASIGGKMIRLSKVFPTLDCASCITTPKMAAAAHHDNITLFTCCDVKGLDRDGRGVTARITQRPRYVDIDSCIGCRKCEYACPVLVPDIEQGGFSGRKAIRIPFSNAIPQKAVLDVENCMLCGKCAKVCPTKAIRYDQKPEEFTIRARTAILATGFELSPLGDKNQYGRGEIPNVIDSLQMERLLAPHGPYGRVLRPSDGMIPDSIAYVQCAGSRDASMGVSYCSRVCCMYAIKQAMLLSGSLPLADITIYYMDIRAFGKNYEQFYQNAKAMGIEFVKAKVASLDAGEGGAVSVRFEDQAGEGVTTREHDLVVLSMGMLPGFAPGGICPVDLGGDGFIRSVRPKIAPPVTSLDGVFVAGVAAGPKDIVDTITEAGAAAMEAAKYLTALPASAPETAAQEAPHDRT, encoded by the coding sequence ATGGATTCGCATCGAAACGACGTATTCGACGCCGTGGTCATCGGCGGGGGCATCGCCGGACTCCAGGCCGCCCTGGACCTGGCCGGCCAGGGATACAAAACCGCGGTCGTGGAGAAGGACGCCTCCATCGGCGGCAAGATGATCCGCCTGTCCAAGGTCTTTCCCACCCTGGATTGCGCCAGTTGCATCACCACGCCCAAGATGGCCGCCGCCGCGCACCACGACAACATCACCCTGTTCACCTGCTGCGACGTCAAAGGCCTGGACCGGGACGGACGGGGCGTTACGGCCCGGATCACCCAGCGGCCCCGCTACGTGGACATCGACTCGTGCATCGGCTGCCGCAAGTGCGAATACGCCTGCCCGGTCCTTGTCCCGGACATCGAACAGGGCGGCTTTTCCGGCCGCAAGGCCATCCGCATCCCGTTTTCCAACGCCATCCCGCAAAAGGCCGTGCTGGACGTGGAAAACTGTATGCTGTGCGGCAAGTGCGCCAAGGTCTGTCCCACCAAGGCCATCCGCTACGACCAGAAACCCGAGGAGTTCACCATCCGGGCCCGCACGGCCATCCTGGCCACCGGGTTCGAATTGTCCCCCCTTGGCGACAAGAACCAATACGGCCGGGGCGAGATCCCGAATGTCATAGACTCCCTGCAGATGGAACGCCTGTTGGCCCCGCACGGACCCTACGGCCGGGTGCTGCGGCCTTCGGACGGCATGATCCCGGATTCCATCGCCTATGTGCAGTGCGCGGGCTCCCGCGACGCCAGCATGGGCGTCTCCTACTGCTCCCGGGTGTGCTGCATGTACGCCATCAAACAGGCCATGCTGCTGTCCGGCTCCCTGCCTTTGGCGGACATCACCATCTACTACATGGACATCCGGGCCTTCGGGAAGAACTACGAGCAGTTCTACCAGAACGCCAAGGCCATGGGCATCGAGTTCGTCAAGGCCAAGGTGGCCTCCCTGGATGCGGGCGAAGGCGGCGCCGTGTCCGTGCGTTTCGAGGATCAGGCCGGCGAGGGCGTAACCACCCGGGAACACGACCTGGTGGTCCTGTCCATGGGCATGCTGCCGGGGTTTGCGCCCGGTGGGATCTGCCCGGTGGACCTTGGCGGCGACGGGTTCATCCGGTCCGTCAGGCCCAAGATCGCCCCGCCCGTGACCAGCCTGGACGGGGTCTTCGTGGCCGGGGTGGCCGCCGGCCCCAAAGACATCGTGGACACCATCACCGAGGCCGGGGCCGCGGCCATGGAGGCGGCCAAATACCTGACCGCGCTCCCGGCAAGCGCCCCGGAAACGGCCGCACAGGAGGCGCCCCATGACCGGACATAA
- a CDS encoding glycosyltransferase translates to MRFSIVIPAFNESAVIARCLDSVHRAARDMGPVDVWVVDNGSTDDTVAVARRAGAQVVENATGRRKTIAALRNEGAARAGGDILAFLDADMLVPTNWLTAAAARYASGFGGILGFVGRTPDSAGLVARAWGDRLFRKRRTVMAVDYLPGRNMIMPASLFRALGGFDASLATVEDKDLTMRAVRAGYEVLSSPEAPVEHLGYESGFAEFVAKEYWRQGNTLAVLRKRGLTLRGLRNPLLSLFHLAMPLVALTFLLAGRPGTALVWGLLWPVPALVLSLRDVGREDPLFGMVFFLTFVRWIVAGVALLRQLPALFRPAARDDARGSD, encoded by the coding sequence ATGCGCTTTTCCATCGTCATCCCGGCCTTCAACGAATCCGCCGTGATCGCCCGATGTCTCGATTCCGTGCATCGCGCCGCCCGGGACATGGGGCCGGTCGACGTGTGGGTGGTGGACAACGGCTCCACCGACGACACCGTGGCCGTTGCCAGGCGGGCCGGGGCCCAGGTGGTGGAAAACGCCACAGGCCGGCGAAAGACCATCGCGGCCCTGCGCAACGAGGGCGCGGCCCGGGCCGGGGGGGACATCCTGGCCTTTCTGGACGCGGACATGCTGGTGCCAACGAACTGGCTTACGGCCGCGGCGGCGCGCTACGCCTCCGGATTCGGCGGCATCCTGGGCTTCGTGGGCAGGACCCCGGACTCGGCCGGCCTGGTGGCCAGGGCCTGGGGGGATCGGCTTTTTCGCAAGCGCCGCACGGTCATGGCCGTGGACTACCTGCCCGGCCGCAACATGATCATGCCCGCCAGCCTGTTCCGGGCTCTGGGAGGTTTTGACGCCTCCCTGGCCACCGTCGAGGACAAGGACCTGACCATGCGCGCGGTGCGGGCCGGGTACGAGGTGCTCTCCAGCCCCGAGGCCCCGGTGGAGCATCTGGGGTACGAGAGCGGGTTCGCCGAGTTCGTGGCCAAGGAATACTGGCGCCAGGGCAACACCCTGGCGGTCCTGCGCAAGCGGGGGCTGACCCTTCGCGGGCTGCGAAACCCGCTTTTGAGCCTCTTTCACCTGGCCATGCCCCTTGTGGCCCTGACCTTTCTCCTGGCCGGCCGGCCGGGGACGGCCCTTGTCTGGGGCCTTTTATGGCCCGTGCCCGCCCTTGTTTTGTCCCTGCGCGACGTCGGCCGCGAGGACCCGCTTTTCGGTATGGTCTTTTTCCTGACCTTCGTGCGCTGGATCGTGGCCGGGGTGGCCCTTTTGCGCCAACTCCCCGCCCTTTTTCGCCCTGCGGCCAGGGATGACGCCAGGGGGAGCGATTGA
- a CDS encoding GNAT family N-acetyltransferase, whose translation MNPRRQRSGPACLAWLAKAASRAARLVFRRERNTLAVLDLRGDAAARLPGPADGVSCREMVPDDLETAGFACFGSERLKRARDRFGASRGVLVSVSGRPAGWAFVTTAPRPREGWPPFVYAVTPPSGTAYVFDVFVVPGHRGLGLGRELVACCARLAAKDGLWGLFLTYSHPAMARIVSGMGFRQAGTLWYRRVLWRVRTDVSALDRIGLAPANAGERGG comes from the coding sequence TTGAACCCAAGGAGGCAACGGTCGGGACCGGCGTGTCTGGCGTGGCTGGCCAAGGCCGCGTCCAGGGCGGCCCGCCTTGTTTTTCGCCGTGAGCGCAACACCCTGGCCGTCCTGGACCTGCGCGGTGACGCGGCCGCCCGGCTGCCCGGCCCGGCCGACGGGGTTTCCTGCCGGGAGATGGTCCCGGACGATCTGGAGACGGCCGGCTTCGCCTGTTTCGGTTCCGAACGCCTGAAGCGGGCTCGGGACCGGTTCGGCGCGTCCCGGGGGGTGCTTGTCTCCGTTTCCGGCCGACCGGCGGGCTGGGCCTTCGTGACCACGGCCCCACGCCCCCGGGAGGGCTGGCCGCCTTTTGTCTATGCCGTGACCCCGCCGTCGGGGACGGCCTACGTGTTCGACGTCTTCGTCGTGCCCGGGCATCGCGGCCTGGGCCTGGGCCGGGAGCTTGTGGCCTGCTGCGCCCGGCTGGCGGCGAAGGACGGCCTTTGGGGGCTGTTTCTGACCTACTCCCATCCGGCCATGGCCAGGATCGTGTCCGGGATGGGTTTTCGCCAGGCGGGGACGCTGTGGTACCGCCGGGTGTTGTGGAGGGTCCGGACGGACGTGTCCGCCCTGGACCGGATCGGCCTTGCGCCGGCGAACGCCGGCGAACGGGGGGGATGA
- a CDS encoding CpsD/CapB family tyrosine-protein kinase gives MARTTIRERLFAPCILPFVALAWTLCLGAGAARAAPVWHVVEEGCYARQQDALAAFDRLGLAVAGDSAAFLRVERLDAWFCLRLGAERTETGAREMVRDNRQALRKAVVIEAMALPERVVAGMAPGMVRPVTAAAQPASRTVEAAPVTGPAPAAVPAPLAVTTEPGPGESPAGPFPQNDPAEVVEISLAGPDALKAASPVPVVTEAPAQAAETGLAPGPAHLVPRAPDLPVVPAVLAVPETTVPDVLLAAVQDSPAAGQAKGGQDASADPAAGGLADRYAGMLWLGAKLAAVVLVLGLGAVIWRRRRAVHAAPAAVTGNGTAGDDRFAEPGGLPRLSEADERRLQENLDELAMVQSNILSSQNGNTIKSIYVTSCSNEEGKTTAAINMAHGLSINKNRVLLVDGNPRAPMLHKRYHVELSPGLAGWLAGYDGAREGLVRSTFYPHLSLVTFGASTLGRPNLLVENSLSRFLREYADDFDYIIMDGHSMTGSDTGMVASIFDAVVIVAQCEKTKWEVVKQAAQKMTLMGGKVLGVVLNRRKYYVPDFIYKAV, from the coding sequence ATGGCCCGCACAACGATTCGCGAGAGACTTTTCGCACCATGCATCCTTCCGTTTGTGGCGCTGGCCTGGACCTTGTGCCTGGGCGCTGGCGCGGCCCGGGCCGCGCCGGTCTGGCATGTCGTCGAGGAAGGGTGTTATGCGCGGCAACAGGACGCCCTGGCGGCCTTTGACCGTCTCGGCCTGGCCGTGGCCGGCGACTCGGCCGCCTTCCTTCGGGTGGAACGGCTGGACGCCTGGTTCTGCCTGCGCCTTGGCGCGGAGCGGACCGAGACGGGTGCCCGGGAGATGGTGCGCGACAATCGGCAGGCGTTGCGGAAAGCCGTGGTGATCGAGGCCATGGCCCTGCCGGAGCGGGTCGTGGCCGGCATGGCCCCGGGCATGGTCCGGCCCGTGACGGCGGCGGCCCAGCCGGCGTCCCGGACGGTCGAGGCCGCTCCCGTGACCGGTCCCGCTCCCGCAGCCGTTCCCGCCCCGCTGGCGGTCACGACCGAACCCGGGCCAGGGGAAAGCCCGGCCGGTCCGTTCCCCCAAAACGACCCGGCGGAGGTCGTCGAGATTTCCCTGGCCGGTCCGGACGCCCTGAAAGCGGCTTCCCCGGTCCCGGTCGTGACGGAGGCCCCGGCCCAGGCCGCCGAGACCGGCCTGGCCCCAGGCCCCGCGCATCTTGTGCCCCGCGCCCCGGACCTCCCCGTGGTCCCGGCGGTGCTGGCGGTCCCGGAGACGACCGTGCCGGACGTGCTTTTGGCGGCGGTCCAGGACAGCCCGGCCGCCGGACAGGCCAAGGGCGGCCAGGACGCGTCCGCGGATCCGGCGGCGGGCGGCCTTGCCGACCGCTACGCCGGGATGTTGTGGCTTGGGGCCAAGCTTGCGGCCGTGGTCCTGGTCCTCGGACTGGGGGCGGTGATCTGGCGTCGTCGTCGCGCGGTCCACGCGGCCCCGGCGGCCGTGACCGGGAACGGGACGGCCGGGGACGACCGGTTTGCCGAACCCGGCGGACTGCCCCGCCTGTCCGAAGCCGACGAGCGCCGCCTGCAGGAAAACCTGGACGAGCTGGCCATGGTGCAAAGCAACATCTTAAGCTCCCAAAACGGCAACACGATCAAATCCATCTACGTGACCAGTTGCTCCAACGAGGAGGGCAAGACCACGGCGGCCATCAACATGGCCCATGGCCTGTCCATCAACAAGAACCGGGTGCTCCTGGTCGATGGCAATCCGCGCGCGCCCATGCTGCACAAGCGCTACCACGTCGAACTGTCCCCCGGTCTTGCCGGATGGCTGGCCGGATATGACGGGGCACGGGAGGGGCTTGTCCGGTCCACGTTTTATCCCCACCTGAGCCTAGTCACCTTCGGGGCCAGCACCCTGGGCCGTCCCAATCTTTTGGTCGAGAACAGCCTGTCGCGGTTTTTGCGGGAGTATGCGGACGACTTCGACTACATCATCATGGACGGCCATTCCATGACCGGCTCGGACACCGGCATGGTGGCCTCGATATTCGACGCCGTGGTCATTGTCGCCCAGTGCGAGAAGACCAAGTGGGAGGTCGTCAAGCAGGCGGCCCAGAAAATGACGCTCATGGGCGGCAAGGTGTTGGGGGTGGTGTTGAACAGGCGCAAGTACTACGTTCCAGACTTCATCTACAAAGCGGTATGA
- a CDS encoding sigma-54 interaction domain-containing protein codes for MTSLHLDEYWRTVVNTIQDGVMIVDPKGRIVSVNKALEDITGYAREELVGASCAIINCTSCELIRGNQDCHWCVMFQKGELRRQRCAITRKDGVVVHVVKNASVLKDPSGTVIGAVETMTDVTDLLEKETQIETYRRELLAEDSFHGLLGRSEAMLRVYDMIADAAQSDAPVIIYGESGTGKELVAQAVHQTGARAAKPYLKVNCAALSEALLESELFGHVRGAYTGAHKSRVGRFEAAGDGDIFLDEIGDLPLTTQVKLLRVLEDRVVERVGDHTPIPVRARIITATNRDLPTLIEEGSFRRDFYYRINVIPIRMPALRERKEDIPLLAQAFFRRIKLKYEKKNIRGISREAMDLLMRYPWPGNVRELKSAFEYAFIACRGEVLEPGDMPGDIVLGTARPARAAPVAGLDDIRRERLVAALAAARGNQSEAARLLGISRTTIWSQIKRFGLHPGT; via the coding sequence ATGACCAGTCTCCATCTCGACGAATATTGGCGCACGGTGGTGAACACCATCCAGGACGGGGTGATGATCGTGGACCCGAAGGGCCGGATCGTGTCCGTGAACAAGGCCCTGGAGGACATCACCGGGTATGCCCGGGAGGAGCTGGTGGGGGCCTCGTGCGCCATCATCAACTGCACCTCCTGCGAGCTGATCAGGGGCAACCAGGACTGCCATTGGTGCGTGATGTTCCAGAAGGGGGAATTGCGGCGGCAGCGGTGCGCCATCACCCGCAAGGACGGCGTGGTGGTGCATGTGGTGAAAAACGCCTCGGTCCTGAAGGACCCCTCGGGAACGGTCATCGGCGCGGTGGAAACCATGACCGATGTGACCGACCTTCTGGAGAAGGAGACCCAGATCGAGACCTATCGGCGGGAGCTTCTGGCCGAGGACTCGTTCCACGGCCTTTTGGGGCGTTCCGAGGCCATGCTGCGGGTCTACGACATGATCGCCGACGCGGCCCAGTCGGACGCGCCGGTGATCATTTACGGGGAGAGCGGCACGGGCAAGGAACTGGTGGCCCAGGCGGTGCATCAGACCGGGGCCCGGGCCGCGAAACCGTATCTCAAGGTGAACTGCGCGGCCCTGAGCGAGGCCCTGCTCGAAAGCGAGCTGTTCGGCCACGTGCGGGGGGCCTACACCGGGGCGCACAAGAGCCGGGTCGGCCGGTTCGAGGCGGCCGGCGACGGGGACATCTTCCTGGACGAGATCGGAGACCTGCCCCTGACCACCCAGGTCAAGCTGCTGCGCGTCCTGGAGGACCGGGTCGTGGAGCGGGTCGGGGACCACACGCCCATCCCGGTGCGGGCCCGGATCATCACCGCGACCAACCGGGACCTGCCGACGCTGATCGAGGAGGGATCATTCCGGAGGGATTTCTACTACCGCATCAACGTCATTCCCATCCGGATGCCGGCCCTGCGGGAGCGCAAGGAGGACATCCCCCTTTTGGCCCAGGCCTTTTTTAGGCGCATCAAGCTCAAATACGAGAAGAAAAACATTCGAGGGATATCCCGCGAGGCCATGGACCTTTTGATGCGCTATCCCTGGCCGGGCAACGTACGCGAGCTCAAAAGCGCCTTTGAGTACGCCTTCATCGCCTGTCGGGGCGAGGTCCTGGAGCCCGGGGACATGCCTGGCGACATCGTGCTGGGCACGGCCAGGCCCGCGCGGGCGGCCCCGGTCGCGGGCCTCGACGACATCCGCCGGGAACGCCTGGTCGCGGCGCTGGCCGCGGCCCGGGGGAACCAGTCCGAGGCGGCGCGGCTTTTAGGCATATCCCGGACCACCATCTGGAGCCAGATCAAGCGCTTCGGCCTGCACCCCGGCACGTAG
- a CDS encoding sulfurtransferase TusA family protein, producing the protein MMRIDLRNSITPLVILHIGSVLRNAAPGEGIEILCDEESIMEDFRRVHHDCSCTCIGCDTQAIGKGCLFVLRKTQTTPQRSHDMSELDLSSIQVSSTSDARGSACPGPLLEAKKGIGKVKVGEVLEIYSNDSGTRTDIPAWAKKVGHDYLGLVAADGYDKHFVRRKK; encoded by the coding sequence ATGATGCGGATAGACCTGAGAAATTCGATAACCCCTCTTGTGATCCTGCACATCGGATCCGTGCTGCGGAACGCGGCTCCTGGAGAGGGCATCGAGATCCTCTGCGACGAGGAATCCATCATGGAGGATTTTCGCCGCGTGCATCACGACTGCTCATGCACGTGTATCGGCTGCGACACGCAAGCCATCGGCAAAGGCTGCCTGTTCGTGCTGAGAAAAACACAAACCACCCCGCAAAGGAGCCACGACATGTCCGAACTTGATCTCTCCTCCATCCAGGTCAGCAGCACCTCCGACGCCCGGGGCAGCGCCTGCCCCGGCCCCCTGCTCGAGGCCAAGAAGGGCATCGGCAAGGTCAAGGTGGGCGAGGTGCTGGAGATCTATTCCAACGACTCCGGCACCCGGACGGACATCCCGGCCTGGGCCAAAAAGGTCGGCCACGACTACCTGGGGCTCGTCGCCGCCGACGGCTACGACAAGCATTTCGTACGGCGCAAGAAGTAA
- a CDS encoding polysaccharide biosynthesis/export family protein: MNALARDSGAVCRVAALIGMLAALAMVAACVGSPRALPKKTEKEIESSTFSFDMGTYPAKNQLFPAYSIAPGDLLDILFQISVAQSMDKFRIGIDHQVTVKFVNSPEINETQHVQPDGRITLPYVGQVTVVGKTIDELTQELTGMYSKTFKNPELYVMVPEFSTAIKELKADLHTASRGLSRLVTVRPDGYATFPLLGDVFVATRTVPEANADLDALYATKMPGLHVDLFLEKTHGAVVYVMGEVKTSGAYPFERPISVFEAISLAGGHLENARLDNIVVMRRDKGKVSVRRVDLDKMLAASKDAEYFYLRPDDLVYVPKTTISSLAQAMTHLRDIIWFRGWSLNGDLLTDGVFYNRRSQENVETVTVTVPE; this comes from the coding sequence ATGAACGCACTCGCACGGGATTCAGGCGCCGTTTGCCGCGTCGCGGCGCTCATCGGGATGCTGGCCGCCCTGGCCATGGTCGCCGCATGCGTGGGATCGCCCAGGGCCCTGCCGAAAAAAACCGAAAAAGAGATCGAGAGTTCCACCTTCAGCTTCGACATGGGGACATACCCGGCCAAGAATCAGCTCTTTCCGGCATACTCCATCGCCCCGGGCGATCTCCTGGACATCCTGTTCCAGATCAGCGTGGCCCAGAGCATGGACAAGTTCCGCATCGGCATCGACCATCAGGTGACGGTCAAGTTCGTGAACTCGCCGGAGATCAACGAGACCCAGCACGTGCAGCCCGACGGCCGGATCACCCTGCCCTATGTGGGCCAGGTCACCGTGGTGGGCAAGACCATCGACGAGCTGACCCAGGAGCTTACGGGCATGTATTCCAAGACCTTCAAGAATCCGGAATTGTACGTCATGGTTCCGGAGTTCAGCACGGCCATCAAGGAACTCAAGGCGGACCTGCACACCGCCTCGCGGGGTTTAAGCCGCCTGGTGACCGTGCGGCCGGACGGCTACGCCACGTTTCCGCTGCTTGGCGACGTGTTCGTGGCCACCAGGACCGTGCCTGAGGCCAACGCCGACCTCGACGCCCTGTACGCCACGAAGATGCCCGGCCTGCACGTCGACCTGTTCCTGGAGAAGACCCACGGCGCGGTGGTCTACGTCATGGGCGAGGTCAAAACCTCCGGGGCCTATCCCTTCGAACGGCCCATCTCCGTGTTCGAGGCCATCTCCCTGGCCGGCGGACACCTGGAGAACGCCCGCCTGGACAACATCGTCGTGATGCGTCGCGACAAAGGCAAGGTGTCCGTGCGCCGGGTGGACCTGGACAAGATGCTCGCGGCCAGCAAGGACGCCGAATACTTCTACCTAAGGCCCGACGACCTGGTCTACGTGCCCAAGACCACCATCTCCTCCCTGGCCCAGGCCATGACGCACCTGCGGGACATCATCTGGTTCAGAGGCTGGAGCCTGAACGGGGACCTCTTGACCGACGGCGTGTTCTACAACCGCAGGTCTCAGGAGAATGTCGAGACCGTGACCGTGACGGTTCCGGAATAG
- a CDS encoding sugar transferase, whose product MSLKLVETVRVEPKDVCFPPPGDRDLQTGFYRGGYAEHPKWSGWIIELFNRALAFFLILACLPLFVAIGLAVKWKVGGAIFYRGTRMGLGKKPFYMYKFRTLPMGTQRDLGSAMVSEKKLALSPFVRLLRDTRLDELPQLFNILTGDMDFVGPRPMRPEIYEAVCGSIPNFDLRFSVRPGLIGFSQLFTPHSTPKRLRAIIDNRFILIKRKFYWDIFIVFYTGAVLLKAIVVKSSMIFYRCIIQEKILKIYREKRRFERMTPENSSIFFVCPRKEAEGGSIVSRLIDINEAFCKIDTNCGLDNAEFQFYIMRRLKAKNKRGFKRKKAQCVGVIYKEFINEADVLKYSYVIEYKAISPFNNYIIEKYFLRKSII is encoded by the coding sequence ATGAGCCTGAAGCTGGTCGAAACGGTTCGCGTGGAGCCGAAAGACGTCTGTTTCCCGCCCCCTGGGGACAGGGATCTCCAGACCGGCTTTTATCGGGGCGGATATGCCGAGCATCCCAAATGGTCCGGCTGGATCATCGAGCTTTTCAACAGAGCCCTGGCTTTTTTTCTCATCCTCGCCTGCCTGCCCCTGTTCGTGGCCATCGGGCTGGCCGTCAAATGGAAGGTGGGCGGGGCCATCTTCTACCGGGGAACCCGGATGGGGCTCGGGAAAAAGCCCTTTTACATGTACAAGTTCCGGACCCTGCCCATGGGGACCCAGAGGGATCTGGGCTCGGCCATGGTCTCGGAAAAAAAACTGGCCCTAAGTCCCTTCGTGCGGCTTTTGCGCGACACCCGGCTGGACGAGCTTCCCCAATTGTTCAACATCCTTACGGGCGACATGGATTTCGTCGGCCCGCGCCCCATGCGGCCGGAGATCTACGAGGCGGTGTGCGGGAGCATTCCCAATTTCGACCTGCGCTTCTCGGTGCGCCCCGGTCTGATCGGTTTTTCACAGCTTTTCACCCCGCACAGCACCCCAAAACGACTGCGGGCCATCATCGACAACCGCTTCATCCTCATCAAACGGAAATTCTATTGGGATATCTTCATTGTCTTTTATACCGGGGCCGTCTTGCTCAAGGCCATCGTGGTCAAGAGCTCCATGATTTTCTACCGGTGCATCATTCAGGAGAAAATCCTGAAGATATATCGGGAAAAACGCCGTTTTGAGCGAATGACCCCTGAAAACTCCTCCATTTTTTTTGTATGTCCACGCAAGGAGGCCGAAGGTGGCAGCATCGTATCCCGGCTCATCGATATCAACGAGGCCTTCTGCAAAATCGACACCAATTGCGGATTGGATAATGCAGAGTTTCAATTTTATATCATGCGACGCCTGAAAGCAAAAAACAAAAGAGGATTCAAGCGGAAAAAGGCTCAATGTGTAGGGGTTATCTACAAAGAGTTCATCAATGAAGCTGACGTGCTTAAATATTCTTATGTCATAGAATATAAAGCTATCTCTCCTTTTAATAATTATATCATCGAGAAGTATTTTTTGCGCAAAAGCATCATTTAG
- a CDS encoding GumC family protein: MRPTEEYLRDLTLIVFARKRIILGTTAAFVCAAVLITLFWPPTYTATGTVLVKSRQLSKSPQTIESTQIRVWEVDLATMTTEMKILTSKELIEETLDDLNGRGELREGERLDHEALMGMVSTVMGNITATIVPASNIIEVSLKGKNAKDTKAVLNELLNKYISFRSGIYNPEKASLFFKGEADTFESGLRSMDKEKLDLADAIRSADPALEIQNNLDLRKTLEQQLDTARQELNNLGLTVSHLEKQLEDRDIQFFSSIENSAINLLSAKLQDVYLEKTNLLRTFTEQSDRVKSVGEQIEMLYASLKEEVTSYIGTLRNRMKIANDQVTLLEGRINYLTQRNIDLHKILVEQQRLSNQEQVLAQSYQVFATRSEEARISSASTVDSLFSISIIGRPVLPTQPSFPRAEIVIPLGLIIGFILGLSLGFFVEYFDYTFKSPSDTMRYAGMGTLFSIPDWSGRSV, encoded by the coding sequence ATGCGGCCGACGGAAGAATACCTGCGGGACCTGACCCTGATCGTGTTTGCCAGAAAGCGGATCATCCTCGGCACCACGGCGGCGTTTGTGTGCGCGGCGGTGCTGATCACCCTTTTTTGGCCGCCGACTTATACCGCCACCGGAACCGTCCTGGTCAAGAGCCGCCAGTTGAGCAAAAGTCCCCAGACCATCGAGTCGACCCAGATTAGGGTCTGGGAGGTGGATCTGGCCACCATGACCACGGAGATGAAGATCCTGACCTCCAAGGAACTGATCGAAGAGACCCTGGACGATCTCAACGGTCGGGGAGAGCTGCGGGAGGGGGAACGTCTGGACCATGAAGCCCTCATGGGCATGGTCTCCACGGTCATGGGCAACATCACGGCCACCATCGTGCCCGCCTCGAACATCATCGAGGTCTCCCTTAAGGGAAAAAACGCCAAGGACACCAAGGCTGTCCTCAACGAGCTGTTGAACAAGTACATCTCGTTTCGGTCCGGGATATACAATCCGGAAAAGGCCTCGCTGTTTTTCAAGGGAGAGGCGGACACCTTCGAGTCGGGCCTGCGTTCCATGGACAAGGAGAAGTTGGACCTGGCCGACGCGATCAGATCCGCCGATCCGGCCCTTGAAATACAAAACAATCTCGATCTGAGAAAAACCCTTGAACAGCAGCTTGACACGGCGAGACAGGAATTGAACAACCTGGGATTGACTGTGAGCCACCTCGAAAAGCAGCTTGAAGATCGGGATATACAGTTCTTCTCGTCGATAGAGAATAGCGCGATCAACCTTTTAAGCGCCAAGCTTCAGGACGTCTATCTCGAAAAGACAAATCTTCTGCGGACCTTTACCGAGCAGAGCGACAGGGTGAAAAGCGTGGGGGAGCAGATCGAGATGCTCTACGCGTCGCTTAAGGAGGAGGTGACCTCCTATATCGGAACCCTGCGCAACAGGATGAAAATCGCTAACGATCAAGTGACGTTACTCGAGGGGAGAATAAACTACTTGACACAACGCAACATCGACCTGCATAAAATTTTGGTGGAGCAACAGCGTTTGAGCAATCAGGAGCAGGTGCTCGCGCAATCGTATCAGGTTTTCGCCACGCGCAGCGAGGAAGCGCGCATCTCCTCGGCGTCGACGGTGGACAGTCTCTTCTCCATCAGCATCATCGGACGGCCGGTCCTTCCGACGCAGCCTTCCTTCCCCAGGGCCGAGATCGTGATCCCCCTGGGGCTGATTATCGGATTTATCCTTGGCTTGAGCCTGGGCTTTTTCGTCGAGTACTTCGACTATACGTTCAAAAGCCCCTCGGACACCATGCGCTATGCCGGCATGGGGACACTGTTTTCGATTCCGGATTGGAGCGGTCGGTCGGTATGA